A genomic segment from Myxococcus stipitatus encodes:
- a CDS encoding class II aldolase/adducin family protein, with the protein MSGEGRHRALCEAMIATCRKMNASGLNQGTSGNLSQRVEGGFLLTPTGMDYDVLEPEDIVFMRLDGGHEGRRAPSSEWRIHRDILAAKPEVGAVLHAHSMFCTTLACLGRSIPPFHYMVSAAGGTTVRCAPYATFGTPELAGHVLEALEGRKACLMANHGMVAVGKDLARAFKLAVEVETLAAMYWRALQVGEPVLLDDAEMARVLEKFETYGQQPPR; encoded by the coding sequence ATGAGCGGCGAGGGTCGGCACCGGGCGCTGTGCGAGGCGATGATTGCCACGTGCCGGAAGATGAATGCCTCGGGGCTCAACCAGGGCACGTCCGGGAACCTGAGCCAGCGCGTGGAGGGCGGCTTCCTGTTGACGCCCACGGGCATGGACTACGACGTGCTCGAGCCCGAGGACATCGTCTTCATGCGCCTGGACGGCGGCCACGAGGGGCGGCGGGCGCCGTCGTCGGAGTGGCGGATCCACCGGGACATCCTCGCCGCGAAGCCGGAGGTGGGCGCGGTGCTGCACGCGCACTCCATGTTCTGCACCACCCTGGCGTGCCTGGGCCGGAGCATCCCGCCGTTCCACTACATGGTGTCGGCTGCGGGGGGCACCACCGTGCGCTGCGCGCCCTACGCCACCTTCGGCACGCCGGAGCTGGCGGGCCACGTGCTGGAGGCGCTGGAGGGACGCAAGGCGTGCCTCATGGCGAACCACGGCATGGTGGCGGTGGGCAAGGACCTGGCCCGGGCCTTCAAGCTGGCGGTGGAGGTGGAGACGCTCGCGGCCATGTACTGGCGCGCGCTCCAGGTGGGCGAGCCCGTGCTCCTCGACGACGCGGAGATGGCGCGCGTGCTGGAGAAGTTCGAGACGTACGGGCAGCAGCCGCCGCGGTGA
- a CDS encoding protein-arginine deiminase domain-containing protein yields MRVPRRASLLLALCLPLVGGCSAFGSDPEPDDTTGGGLEGPFEPLVDLRADVNRDGVVDVSGARTDEPGEDTWSAERGAVFLANIDDDENRCPFSLSSETLDDDAMAACHDAADAIVNGEDDLEDLARLRVMAWPQAPDATVATVSVTGPGARKVRLFKRKSGTFTSTRVANIVTLTTAEVRRGVDVAIEANDIVRDSAEWDGFVDVVLSMAHASQPENVFVDTVRMRVAPVVMFHHLSPARNVFVSRLQGDLESDRFRADLGGALAGSGEPMALSEFAVDDLWAQDYFEPAYMSMPAPGGRQHAIQVNYRAANVHWDADPSATLRKAGRIVFWLRGQGQAAVQQYQLDMSRESQTLNSFGNTEVIPPYEQGGTKYPLGRLLRGRGPDTEPDFQPDPSFTRMLEAQAVQPPVYLDTSWLAVAHVDETVSFLPADTPRGWIALVADPALARRMLLTVLEQGHGDAKLFVGKSWGFDRPAEVTVAHLLDNAAVMDASARAAVEIDTQLSVLREATGLTEAEIIRVPFLFQDLANGAAALQPGTVNLLSVSRSLVIAPDPHGPLVDGKDPFKVQLEQALATHGIRVHWTDTWELYHLGGGEVHCATNSARAVPSTKWWESGR; encoded by the coding sequence ATGCGCGTACCCCGGCGCGCTTCCCTCCTGCTGGCGTTGTGCCTGCCCCTGGTGGGGGGCTGCTCGGCCTTTGGCTCGGACCCGGAACCCGACGACACCACGGGAGGTGGCCTCGAGGGCCCCTTCGAGCCGCTGGTGGACCTGCGCGCGGACGTGAACCGCGACGGCGTGGTGGACGTGAGCGGGGCCCGGACGGACGAGCCCGGCGAGGACACCTGGAGCGCCGAGCGCGGCGCGGTCTTCCTGGCGAACATCGACGACGACGAGAACCGCTGTCCCTTCAGCCTGTCGTCGGAGACGCTCGATGACGACGCGATGGCGGCCTGCCATGACGCCGCGGACGCCATCGTCAACGGCGAGGACGACCTGGAGGACCTGGCGCGGCTGAGAGTGATGGCCTGGCCCCAGGCGCCCGACGCGACCGTGGCGACGGTGAGCGTCACCGGCCCGGGCGCGAGGAAGGTGCGGCTGTTCAAGCGCAAGAGTGGCACCTTCACGTCGACGCGGGTCGCCAACATCGTGACGCTGACGACGGCGGAGGTGCGCCGTGGCGTGGACGTGGCCATCGAGGCCAACGACATCGTCCGGGATTCCGCCGAGTGGGATGGCTTCGTGGACGTCGTGCTGTCCATGGCGCACGCCAGCCAGCCGGAGAACGTGTTCGTCGACACGGTGCGCATGCGCGTGGCGCCGGTGGTGATGTTCCACCACCTGTCTCCTGCGCGGAACGTGTTCGTGTCGCGGCTGCAGGGAGACCTGGAGTCGGACCGCTTCCGCGCGGACCTGGGCGGCGCGCTCGCGGGCTCCGGCGAGCCGATGGCGCTCTCCGAGTTCGCGGTGGACGACCTGTGGGCCCAGGACTACTTCGAGCCGGCGTACATGTCGATGCCCGCGCCCGGGGGCCGGCAGCACGCCATCCAGGTCAACTATCGCGCGGCCAACGTCCATTGGGACGCGGACCCCTCGGCCACACTGCGCAAGGCGGGCCGCATCGTCTTCTGGCTGCGCGGCCAGGGCCAGGCCGCGGTGCAGCAGTACCAGTTGGACATGTCGCGCGAATCCCAGACGCTCAACTCGTTCGGCAACACGGAGGTCATCCCCCCATACGAGCAGGGAGGGACGAAGTACCCCTTGGGCCGGCTGCTGCGCGGCCGCGGCCCCGACACGGAGCCGGACTTCCAGCCCGACCCCAGCTTCACGCGCATGCTGGAGGCCCAGGCGGTACAGCCGCCGGTGTACCTGGACACGTCATGGCTGGCGGTGGCGCACGTGGACGAGACGGTGAGCTTCCTGCCCGCCGACACCCCGCGCGGGTGGATTGCCCTGGTGGCGGACCCCGCGCTCGCCCGGCGCATGCTGCTGACGGTGCTGGAGCAGGGCCACGGCGACGCGAAGCTCTTCGTGGGCAAGTCCTGGGGCTTCGACCGGCCCGCGGAGGTGACGGTGGCCCACCTGCTGGACAACGCGGCGGTGATGGACGCCTCGGCGCGCGCGGCCGTCGAAATCGATACGCAGCTGTCCGTCCTGCGCGAGGCGACGGGGCTCACCGAGGCGGAAATCATCCGGGTGCCCTTCCTCTTCCAGGACCTGGCCAACGGCGCGGCGGCGTTGCAGCCCGGCACCGTCAACCTGCTGTCGGTGTCGCGCTCGCTCGTCATCGCGCCGGACCCGCACGGGCCGCTGGTGGACGGCAAGGACCCGTTCAAGGTCCAGCTCGAGCAGGCGCTCGCGACCCACGGCATCCGCGTGCACTGGACGGACACCTGGGAGCTGTATCACCTCGGGGGCGGCGAGGTTCATTGCGCGACCAACAGCGCGCGCGCCGTGCCCTCGACGAAGTGGTGGGAGAGCGGACGATGA
- a CDS encoding metallophosphoesterase: protein MVRPLLLSLLYVATWGVLHSLWPALLRGWRRWLFGAVFVTSVGVWLYPLVTGRQADIPSVVRAASVGWSIASVIVVLAGTPVLLLRRWLERRARVTPVPEAAPTPDVVVAVPPSPLPGGGISRRGLLTNVGRAVPVLAAGTSTVGMASGSSGFQVKEVEVRLPNLPPALEGFRIGQITDVHVGNFIDTQYLGAAVAAMNEARVDLQVMTGDLIDDLEQLDGTMAALAECRAPHGMLAVLGNHEHWRGLEEVLDAYAKVEAKGAPVRLLVDGSHAFEHAGQKVRVVGVDYPMSGRSHRVKAERMLRSAQTAFRDVGRDEVVLCLSHHPDFFDLAAERGARLTLAGHTHGGQVAFLGVPAFWFAFKYMLGRYRKGDHQLYVSGGTGHWMPFRLGVPTEVTVLTLRAA, encoded by the coding sequence ATGGTCAGGCCGTTGCTTCTCTCCCTGCTCTACGTGGCGACGTGGGGAGTCCTCCATTCCCTCTGGCCGGCCCTGCTGCGCGGCTGGCGCAGGTGGCTCTTCGGCGCCGTGTTCGTCACCTCCGTGGGGGTATGGCTCTACCCGCTCGTGACCGGGAGGCAGGCGGACATCCCGTCCGTGGTGCGTGCCGCGTCGGTGGGGTGGTCGATCGCGTCGGTCATCGTCGTCCTCGCCGGCACGCCCGTGCTCCTGTTGCGCCGGTGGCTGGAGCGTCGGGCGCGGGTCACCCCGGTGCCCGAGGCCGCGCCGACTCCGGACGTCGTGGTGGCCGTGCCGCCCAGCCCGTTGCCGGGTGGGGGCATCAGCCGCCGCGGCCTGCTGACGAACGTGGGGCGCGCGGTGCCGGTGCTGGCGGCGGGGACGAGCACGGTGGGGATGGCCAGCGGCTCCTCGGGCTTCCAGGTGAAGGAGGTCGAGGTGCGGCTGCCGAACCTCCCTCCCGCGCTGGAGGGGTTCCGTATCGGCCAGATAACGGACGTCCACGTCGGCAACTTCATCGACACCCAGTACCTGGGCGCCGCCGTGGCGGCGATGAACGAGGCCAGGGTGGACCTCCAGGTGATGACGGGCGACCTCATCGACGACCTGGAGCAGCTCGACGGCACCATGGCGGCGCTCGCCGAGTGCCGGGCGCCGCACGGCATGCTGGCGGTGCTGGGCAATCACGAGCACTGGCGGGGGCTGGAAGAGGTGCTCGACGCCTACGCGAAGGTGGAGGCGAAGGGCGCGCCGGTGCGGTTGTTGGTGGACGGCTCGCATGCGTTCGAGCACGCGGGGCAGAAGGTGCGCGTGGTGGGCGTGGACTACCCCATGTCCGGCCGCAGCCACCGGGTGAAGGCCGAGCGCATGCTGCGCTCCGCGCAGACGGCGTTCCGGGACGTGGGGCGCGACGAGGTGGTGCTCTGCCTGTCCCACCATCCGGACTTCTTCGACCTGGCGGCGGAGCGCGGGGCGCGGCTGACGCTCGCGGGACACACGCACGGCGGACAGGTGGCGTTCCTGGGCGTCCCGGCGTTCTGGTTCGCCTTCAAGTACATGCTGGGGCGCTACCGGAAGGGCGACCACCAGCTCTACGTCTCCGGAGGCACCGGCCACTGGATGCCCTTCCGGCTGGGCGTCCCCACGGAGGTGACGGTGCTCACGCTGCGCGCGGCGTGA
- a CDS encoding FHA domain-containing protein, translating into MPSVKQLRPFALATLEAFLDASGPVVLVQQPPEPVFQQVAMRLGEARTVGMAHRTRLVDRLFVMLRGFDALEVHFLRPVVDGQELTVGRMEGCTLVVPDPSVSKHHATLKWHATSGDCSVRDVGSMNGTWVNTSALTPEQEFLLTDGDALGFGDAQFLYLRTETLHAHLRMASPGARG; encoded by the coding sequence ATGCCATCCGTGAAGCAACTTCGCCCGTTCGCCCTGGCAACATTGGAGGCCTTCCTCGACGCCTCGGGTCCGGTGGTGCTCGTCCAGCAGCCACCCGAGCCGGTCTTCCAGCAGGTGGCGATGCGGCTGGGGGAGGCGCGCACGGTGGGCATGGCGCACCGGACCCGGCTGGTGGACCGCCTCTTCGTCATGCTCCGGGGCTTCGACGCGCTGGAGGTCCACTTCCTGCGCCCCGTGGTGGACGGGCAGGAGCTCACGGTGGGCCGCATGGAGGGCTGCACGCTGGTGGTGCCCGACCCGTCGGTGTCCAAGCATCACGCGACGCTCAAGTGGCACGCGACGTCGGGGGACTGCTCGGTGCGCGACGTGGGCTCCATGAACGGGACGTGGGTCAACACCTCGGCGCTCACCCCCGAGCAGGAGTTCCTGCTGACCGACGGCGACGCCCTGGGCTTCGGCGACGCCCAGTTCCTCTACCTGCGGACGGAGACGCTCCACGCACACCTGCGCATGGCCAGCCCGGGCGCGCGTGGCTGA
- a CDS encoding SRPBCC family protein gives MDEYGTVPEPRAVRIERVLPGPIERVWAFLTESDKRGLWLAAGEMEPRVGGRVELRFFHSTLSHEPTPPRFSRGGGGEGHAQRGHVTAWEPPRLLRYTWGEQDGTPSEVTFELSARPPDVLLVVTHRRLDSRGERVMVATGWDTHLRLLADRLAGREPRGFWSTFERLEGEYERRLPEG, from the coding sequence ATGGATGAGTACGGCACCGTCCCGGAGCCACGCGCGGTGCGCATCGAACGTGTGCTGCCCGGCCCCATCGAGCGCGTCTGGGCCTTCCTCACCGAATCCGACAAGCGCGGGCTGTGGCTGGCGGCCGGGGAGATGGAGCCCCGGGTGGGAGGGCGCGTGGAGCTGCGCTTCTTCCACTCCACGCTGTCCCACGAACCCACGCCCCCGCGCTTCTCGCGAGGCGGCGGTGGGGAGGGGCATGCGCAGAGAGGCCACGTCACGGCGTGGGAGCCGCCGCGCCTGCTGCGCTACACCTGGGGTGAGCAGGACGGGACACCTTCGGAGGTCACCTTCGAGCTGAGCGCCCGGCCGCCGGACGTGCTGCTCGTGGTGACCCATCGACGGCTGGACAGCCGGGGCGAGCGGGTCATGGTCGCCACGGGCTGGGACACGCACCTGCGCCTGCTCGCGGACCGCCTGGCCGGACGCGAGCCCCGGGGCTTCTGGTCCACCTTCGAGCGGTTGGAGGGGGAGTACGAGCGCCGCCTTCCGGAGGGCTGA
- the mtnA gene encoding S-methyl-5-thioribose-1-phosphate isomerase → MKVHGKPMRTLWLEEDGQAVGIIDQTRLPHAFVTARLSTVDEVAHAIRAMRVRGAPLIGATAAYGVWLALRADASDGALERALALLGATRPTAVNLRWALEDMRRRLAPLPPSERVAAAKRRAAEVCDEDVAINRAIGGHGLKLLEEAWARKGRQGRLEVLTHCNAGWLATVDWGTALSPVYLAHDAGLPVHVWVDETRPRNQGAGLTAWELGQHGVPHTVIADNVGGHLMQHGQVDLCIVGTDRTTASGDVANKIGTYLKALAARDTGVPFYVALPSPTIDWTLRDGVRDIPIEQRDGAELSDVSGRLPSGEVVTVRVTPEGSPAANYAFDVTPARLVTALVTERGVCAASEEGLRSLFPERAGRAP, encoded by the coding sequence ATGAAGGTCCACGGCAAGCCCATGCGCACCCTCTGGCTGGAGGAGGACGGCCAGGCGGTGGGCATCATCGACCAGACGCGGCTGCCCCACGCCTTCGTCACCGCGCGGCTGTCCACGGTGGACGAGGTCGCGCACGCCATCCGCGCCATGCGTGTCCGGGGCGCGCCGCTCATCGGCGCCACCGCGGCGTATGGTGTCTGGCTCGCGCTGCGGGCGGACGCCAGCGATGGCGCGCTGGAGCGGGCGCTCGCGCTCCTGGGGGCCACGCGCCCCACGGCCGTCAACCTGCGCTGGGCGCTGGAGGACATGCGGCGGCGGCTTGCGCCCCTGCCTCCCTCCGAGCGTGTGGCCGCCGCGAAGCGCCGCGCCGCCGAGGTGTGCGACGAGGACGTGGCCATCAACCGCGCCATCGGCGGGCATGGGCTGAAGCTGCTGGAGGAGGCGTGGGCGCGCAAGGGGCGCCAGGGGCGGCTGGAGGTGCTCACGCACTGCAACGCGGGGTGGCTCGCCACGGTGGATTGGGGCACGGCGCTGTCGCCCGTGTATCTGGCGCATGACGCGGGCTTGCCCGTGCACGTGTGGGTGGACGAGACGCGGCCCCGCAACCAGGGCGCGGGGCTGACGGCCTGGGAGCTGGGGCAGCATGGTGTCCCGCACACCGTCATCGCGGACAACGTGGGCGGCCACCTGATGCAGCACGGGCAGGTGGACCTGTGCATCGTGGGCACGGACCGCACCACGGCGTCCGGGGACGTGGCGAACAAGATTGGCACCTATCTGAAGGCGCTCGCGGCGAGGGACACGGGCGTGCCCTTCTACGTGGCGCTGCCGTCGCCCACCATCGACTGGACGTTGAGGGACGGCGTTCGGGACATCCCCATCGAACAGCGCGACGGCGCGGAGTTGAGCGACGTCTCCGGCCGGCTGCCGTCGGGCGAGGTGGTGACGGTGCGGGTGACGCCGGAGGGCAGCCCCGCGGCGAACTACGCGTTCGACGTCACGCCGGCGCGGCTGGTGACGGCGCTCGTCACGGAACGTGGGGTCTGCGCGGCGTCGGAGGAGGGGCTGCGCTCGCTCTTCCCGGAGCGGGCGGGGAGGGCGCCATGA
- a CDS encoding alpha/beta hydrolase gives MLLIVCSVLAFLYVGLCVAAFFLQRSMLYPAPKAPIPLPASEGFDRLPLEGGSYVDVLYLPAPEGAPTVVHFHGNGEQLLNQLDLGAVFHQHGLGFLAVEYPGYGASPGQPTEAGIYAVAEAALARLRQRGVTPAHTVLSGRSLGTGVAVEMARRGHGARVMLVSPYTSIVDMGALLLPFLPTSLLARDRFDSLAKAPDVELPVLIIHGEQDTLIPVDMGLRLGARFRHAVVETVPGAGHNDVLERSGPERVRRMAAFALGGS, from the coding sequence ATGCTTCTCATCGTCTGCTCCGTCCTCGCCTTCCTCTACGTGGGGCTGTGCGTGGCCGCGTTCTTCCTCCAGCGCTCGATGCTGTACCCCGCGCCGAAGGCCCCCATCCCCCTGCCCGCGAGCGAGGGCTTCGACCGGCTGCCCCTGGAGGGTGGCTCGTACGTGGACGTCCTCTATCTGCCCGCGCCGGAGGGCGCGCCGACGGTGGTGCACTTCCACGGCAACGGGGAGCAGCTGCTGAACCAATTGGACCTGGGCGCGGTGTTCCACCAGCACGGGCTGGGCTTCCTGGCCGTCGAGTATCCCGGCTACGGCGCGTCGCCCGGACAGCCCACGGAGGCCGGCATCTACGCCGTGGCGGAGGCGGCGCTCGCGCGCTTGCGCCAGCGGGGCGTGACACCCGCGCACACGGTGCTCAGCGGGCGCAGCCTGGGGACGGGCGTGGCGGTGGAGATGGCCCGCCGAGGCCATGGCGCGCGCGTCATGCTGGTCTCGCCCTACACCTCCATCGTGGACATGGGCGCGCTCCTGCTGCCCTTCCTGCCCACGTCCTTGCTCGCGCGCGACCGCTTCGATTCGCTGGCGAAGGCGCCCGACGTGGAGCTGCCGGTGCTCATCATCCACGGTGAACAGGACACGCTCATCCCGGTGGACATGGGCCTGCGGCTCGGCGCGCGCTTCCGCCACGCGGTGGTGGAGACGGTGCCGGGCGCGGGGCACAACGACGTGCTGGAGCGCTCCGGGCCCGAGCGCGTGCGGCGCATGGCCGCGTTCGCGCTCGGTGGGAGCTGA
- a CDS encoding S-methyl-5'-thioadenosine phosphorylase — protein MSHAARPVIGIIGGSGLYQIDGLKDVAWKKVSSPFGEPSDELCFGTLEDTPVVFLPRHGRGHRIPPSDINFRANLDALKRSGVTEVLSLSAVGSLREDLAPGAFVVVDQFIDRTFARQKSFFGPGLVAHVSMAKPVCARLGDALVAACEGLGVTAHRGGTYLAMEGPQFSSLAESRLYRSWGCDVIGMTNMPEAKLAREAELCYATVAMVTDFDCWHPEHDAVTVDQVVSVLLGNAGKARGLVRNVVPLLGAHDGPCRHGCQRALDHAIITSPEARDAELARKLSAVAGRMLNR, from the coding sequence ATGTCCCACGCCGCTCGGCCCGTCATCGGCATCATCGGTGGCAGTGGCCTGTACCAGATCGACGGCCTGAAGGACGTCGCCTGGAAGAAGGTGTCGTCGCCGTTCGGGGAGCCCTCGGACGAGCTGTGCTTCGGCACGTTGGAGGACACGCCCGTGGTGTTCCTCCCCCGGCACGGGCGCGGCCACCGGATTCCTCCGAGCGACATCAACTTCCGGGCGAACCTGGACGCGCTCAAGCGCAGCGGGGTGACGGAAGTGCTGTCGCTGTCCGCGGTGGGCAGCCTGCGCGAGGACCTGGCCCCCGGGGCCTTCGTGGTGGTGGACCAGTTCATCGACCGCACGTTCGCCCGGCAGAAGAGCTTCTTCGGGCCGGGGCTCGTCGCCCACGTGTCGATGGCGAAGCCCGTCTGCGCGCGGCTGGGCGACGCGCTGGTCGCCGCGTGCGAGGGCCTGGGCGTCACCGCGCACCGGGGGGGCACGTACCTCGCCATGGAGGGGCCGCAGTTCTCCTCGCTCGCGGAGAGCCGTCTGTATCGGAGCTGGGGGTGTGACGTCATCGGCATGACGAACATGCCGGAGGCGAAGCTCGCCCGGGAGGCGGAGCTCTGCTACGCGACGGTGGCCATGGTGACGGACTTCGACTGCTGGCATCCGGAGCATGACGCCGTCACCGTGGACCAGGTCGTCTCCGTGTTGCTGGGCAACGCGGGCAAGGCGCGGGGCCTGGTGCGCAACGTGGTGCCGCTGCTCGGCGCTCACGACGGCCCCTGCCGGCACGGCTGTCAGCGCGCGCTGGACCACGCCATCATCACCTCGCCGGAGGCCCGCGACGCGGAGCTGGCGCGGAAGCTGTCCGCCGTCGCCGGACGGATGCTGAACCGATGA
- a CDS encoding CBS domain-containing protein — protein sequence MKVEEVMSTNPVTCMPDTGIEQAARWMVECDCGALPVIDENNRPVGIITDRDITCRIVAKGKDPYMLDVKDAMSPSVATVYRDASLEDCMELMEENQVRRMVVLDDDESVCGIVTQADLVKHLNAEGTAELLREVSVQTPAPSQVH from the coding sequence ATGAAGGTCGAAGAGGTCATGAGCACCAACCCCGTCACCTGCATGCCCGACACGGGTATCGAGCAGGCCGCCCGCTGGATGGTGGAGTGCGACTGCGGAGCGCTGCCCGTCATCGACGAGAACAACCGGCCGGTGGGCATCATCACCGACCGGGACATCACCTGCCGCATCGTCGCCAAGGGCAAGGACCCCTACATGCTCGACGTGAAGGACGCCATGTCGCCGTCCGTGGCCACGGTGTACCGCGACGCCAGCCTGGAGGACTGCATGGAGCTGATGGAGGAGAACCAGGTGCGGCGCATGGTCGTGCTCGACGACGATGAAAGCGTCTGCGGCATCGTCACCCAGGCGGACCTGGTGAAGCACCTGAACGCGGAGGGGACCGCCGAGCTGTTGCGAGAGGTCTCCGTCCAGACGCCCGCGCCGTCACAGGTCCACTGA
- a CDS encoding long-chain fatty acid--CoA ligase, with product MLPGRMMDFPLTLTHFLERARTYYPRSEIVSRNPDKSMHRYTYADFVRRTCQLMNALKRLGVKPGDRVATLSWNHYRHLEAYFGIPSMGAVVHTLNLRLHPNDLGYIARHAEDTVVLVDRSLWPLFEKFAASVPSIKHVIVIPDAGPAPEGTLDYEALLAAESTECELPRLDENSAAMLCYTSGTTGNPKGVLFSHRSIVLHTLVCCMRDLTGIGESDSVLPVVPMFHAAAWGMPFDAIITGARVVFPGPHLDPPSLLDLMATEKVTIAGGVPTIWLGILALLDQDPKKWDLSAMRTMLIGGSAAPPSLIDGFRQRHGLEVTHAWGMTELNPVGTMAKVKQELRHADAATQLGALASQGFALPFVETRVVSESGQKLPWDGATMGELEVRGPWVASSYFSNEGQDRFTSDGWFKTGDVVTLDPDGYVRICDRSKDVIKSGGEWISSVALENALMSHPAVLEAAVFAGRHPRWDERPLAAVVLKPGQTATKEELAAHLSKQFARFWLPDDYLFIAQIPRTSTGKFLKTKLREDHGDHLLKNPASAAG from the coding sequence ATGCTTCCAGGCCGCATGATGGACTTCCCGCTCACGCTGACCCACTTCCTGGAGCGCGCCCGGACGTACTACCCGCGCTCGGAGATCGTCAGTCGCAATCCGGACAAGTCGATGCATCGCTACACGTACGCGGACTTCGTCCGGCGCACGTGCCAGCTGATGAACGCGCTGAAGCGGCTGGGGGTGAAGCCGGGCGACCGGGTGGCGACGCTGAGCTGGAACCACTACCGGCACCTGGAGGCGTACTTCGGGATTCCGTCGATGGGCGCGGTGGTGCACACGCTCAACCTGCGGCTGCACCCGAACGATTTGGGGTACATCGCTCGGCACGCGGAGGACACGGTGGTGCTGGTGGACCGGTCGCTGTGGCCGCTGTTCGAGAAGTTCGCGGCGTCGGTGCCGAGCATCAAGCACGTCATCGTCATCCCGGACGCGGGCCCCGCGCCGGAGGGGACGCTCGACTACGAGGCGCTGCTGGCGGCGGAGTCGACGGAGTGTGAGCTGCCGAGGCTGGATGAGAACTCGGCGGCGATGCTCTGCTACACGTCGGGGACGACGGGCAACCCGAAGGGGGTGCTCTTCAGCCACCGCTCCATCGTCCTGCACACGCTGGTGTGTTGCATGCGGGATTTGACGGGCATCGGCGAGTCGGACTCGGTGCTGCCGGTGGTGCCCATGTTCCACGCGGCGGCGTGGGGGATGCCGTTCGACGCCATCATCACGGGTGCGCGGGTGGTGTTCCCCGGGCCGCACCTGGACCCGCCGTCGCTGCTGGACCTGATGGCGACGGAGAAGGTCACCATCGCGGGCGGCGTGCCCACCATCTGGCTGGGCATCCTGGCGCTGCTCGACCAGGACCCGAAGAAGTGGGACCTGAGCGCGATGCGCACCATGCTGATTGGTGGCTCGGCCGCGCCGCCGTCGCTCATCGACGGGTTCCGCCAGCGGCACGGGCTGGAGGTGACGCACGCCTGGGGCATGACGGAGCTCAACCCGGTGGGCACCATGGCGAAGGTGAAGCAGGAGCTGCGTCACGCGGACGCGGCGACGCAGCTGGGGGCGCTGGCGTCCCAGGGCTTCGCGCTGCCGTTCGTGGAGACACGGGTGGTGAGCGAGTCGGGCCAGAAGCTGCCCTGGGATGGCGCCACCATGGGCGAGCTGGAGGTGCGTGGGCCGTGGGTGGCCTCGTCGTACTTCAGCAACGAGGGGCAGGACCGCTTCACCTCCGACGGCTGGTTCAAGACGGGGGACGTCGTCACGCTCGACCCGGACGGCTACGTCCGCATCTGCGACCGGAGCAAGGACGTCATCAAGTCGGGGGGTGAGTGGATTTCGTCGGTCGCGCTGGAGAACGCGCTGATGAGCCACCCGGCGGTGCTGGAGGCGGCGGTGTTCGCCGGACGGCACCCGCGCTGGGACGAGCGCCCGCTCGCGGCGGTGGTGCTCAAGCCGGGACAGACGGCCACCAAGGAGGAGCTGGCCGCGCACCTGTCGAAGCAGTTCGCCAGGTTCTGGCTGCCGGACGACTACCTCTTCATCGCGCAGATTCCGCGCACGTCCACCGGCAAGTTCCTCAAGACGAAGCTCCGTGAGGACCACGGCGACCACCTGCTCAAGAACCCCGCCAGCGCGGCGGGGTGA
- a CDS encoding SRPBCC family protein: protein MSPPPIQVQLHRHFTAAPERVFDAWLDPAMLSQWMMGPGVRDEVLLRMAVDARVGGAFSFFVRRGEVELDHVGTYLELVRPRRLVFTWAVQVGAAPLSAEDISQVTLDFAPRGGGCDLTLTHVMDAKWAEYTRRTEAGWTTMFGGLERMLSSPVSPETSHG, encoded by the coding sequence ATGAGCCCTCCACCCATCCAGGTCCAGCTCCACCGCCACTTCACGGCCGCGCCCGAGCGTGTCTTCGACGCCTGGCTCGACCCCGCGATGCTCAGCCAGTGGATGATGGGGCCCGGCGTCCGGGACGAGGTCCTCCTGCGCATGGCCGTCGACGCCCGCGTGGGCGGCGCGTTCTCCTTCTTCGTTCGCCGGGGCGAGGTGGAGCTGGACCACGTGGGGACGTACCTGGAGCTCGTGCGCCCCCGCAGGCTCGTGTTCACCTGGGCGGTCCAGGTCGGCGCCGCGCCGTTGTCCGCCGAGGACATCAGCCAGGTCACCCTCGACTTCGCGCCGCGAGGTGGCGGCTGTGACCTGACGCTGACGCACGTCATGGACGCGAAGTGGGCCGAGTACACCCGGCGCACCGAGGCGGGCTGGACGACCATGTTCGGCGGACTTGAGCGGATGCTGTCGTCCCCCGTTTCCCCGGAGACGTCCCATGGATGA
- a CDS encoding ArsR/SmtB family transcription factor, producing the protein MVEHEARRLDDTFHALADPTRRAMLRSLSLHECSVGELAAPFQMSLAAASKHIKVLERAGLVRREVKGRTHVCRLDASPLSDIRDWLRHYEQFWSERLDVLEDLLRADTAAPPTPTPPRRKGRAR; encoded by the coding sequence ATGGTTGAGCATGAGGCCAGACGACTCGACGACACGTTCCACGCGCTGGCGGACCCCACGCGGCGGGCGATGCTGCGCAGCCTGTCCCTGCACGAGTGCAGCGTGGGCGAGCTGGCGGCCCCGTTCCAGATGTCGCTGGCGGCGGCCTCCAAGCACATCAAGGTGCTCGAGCGCGCCGGGCTCGTGCGCCGCGAGGTGAAGGGCCGCACGCACGTGTGCCGCCTCGACGCCTCGCCCCTGTCGGACATCCGGGACTGGCTTCGCCACTACGAGCAGTTCTGGAGCGAGCGGCTCGATGTGCTCGAGGACCTGTTGCGCGCGGACACCGCGGCGCCCCCCACCCCCACCCCACCCCGCAGGAAAGGACGCGCCCGATGA